Proteins encoded within one genomic window of Streptomyces sp. NBC_01314:
- a CDS encoding nucleoside triphosphate pyrophosphohydrolase, whose amino-acid sequence MNAHRPDDAPATTTPATTAPETTAATPGPGRVVLLTTSHRVAPGLLSWPAWQALHGADRVLCADEAHPQLPYLREAGITVEQATPKAEELVDLCTGDRTVVVVAAAEGEPRLTDGLARLAGSGGVRMPSLELLPASYDLPGARLLDLVQVMDRIRAECPWSSQQTHKGLAKYGIEEAYELVEAIEEGDRDELREELGDVLLQVVFHARIAEDDPDTPFSIDDVAAGIITKLIHRHPHVFGDATATTPEDVKAHWLRTKAVEKQRESVTDGVPLGQPGLALAAKLSFRARTAGLAVPIPPGDDIGYELLALAAHAESKGIDPETALRAAARAYRDAIRVAEGVGGGTKKKMPEETDEDSYENSYEEGEEGDE is encoded by the coding sequence GTGAACGCACACCGCCCCGACGACGCCCCCGCCACCACGACCCCCGCCACCACGGCTCCGGAGACCACGGCCGCCACTCCTGGCCCCGGCCGAGTGGTCCTGCTCACCACCAGCCACCGTGTCGCTCCCGGTCTGCTCTCCTGGCCGGCCTGGCAGGCGCTGCACGGGGCGGACCGCGTCCTCTGCGCGGACGAGGCGCACCCCCAGCTCCCCTATCTCCGTGAGGCCGGCATCACGGTGGAGCAGGCGACCCCGAAGGCCGAGGAACTGGTCGACCTCTGCACCGGCGACCGCACGGTGGTCGTGGTGGCCGCCGCCGAGGGCGAACCCCGCCTCACCGACGGCCTCGCCCGCCTCGCCGGTTCCGGCGGTGTCCGGATGCCGTCCCTGGAGCTCCTCCCCGCCTCCTACGACCTCCCCGGCGCCCGCCTCCTCGATCTCGTCCAGGTCATGGACCGGATCCGCGCCGAATGCCCCTGGTCCTCCCAGCAGACCCACAAGGGCCTCGCCAAGTACGGCATCGAGGAAGCGTACGAACTCGTCGAGGCCATCGAGGAGGGCGACCGCGACGAACTACGCGAGGAACTGGGCGACGTCCTCCTGCAGGTCGTCTTCCACGCCCGCATCGCCGAGGACGACCCCGACACCCCCTTCTCCATCGACGACGTGGCCGCCGGCATCATCACCAAGCTCATCCACCGCCACCCCCACGTCTTCGGCGACGCGACGGCCACGACCCCGGAGGACGTCAAGGCGCACTGGCTCCGCACCAAGGCCGTGGAGAAGCAGCGCGAGTCGGTCACCGACGGCGTACCCCTCGGTCAGCCCGGCCTCGCCCTCGCCGCCAAGCTCTCCTTCCGCGCCCGCACCGCAGGCCTCGCCGTCCCGATACCCCCCGGCGACGACATCGGCTACGAACTCCTCGCCCTCGCCGCCCACGCCGAGTCCAAGGGCATCGACCCGGAGACGGCCCTACGAGCGGCGGCCCGCGCGTACCGGGACGCGATCCGCGTCGCGGAAGGCGTCGGCGGAGGGACGAAGAAGAAGATGCCCGAGGAGACCGACGAGGACAGCTACGAGAACAGCTACGAGGAAGGCGAAGAGGGAGACGAGTAG